The following proteins are co-located in the Aquarana catesbeiana isolate 2022-GZ linkage group LG02, ASM4218655v1, whole genome shotgun sequence genome:
- the MED18 gene encoding mediator of RNA polymerase II transcription subunit 18 — MEAPPVTTMPVSGGTINMMEYLLQGSILDQGLESLLHRLRGLCDNMEPETFADHESVYLLKGQQASPFVLRARRPLDRPGSPWHLRYLGQPEAGDRSRHTLVRNCVDIATSEVLPEFLQEMGFRMDHEFVAKGHLFRKGAMKIAVFKIFRVLVAGTAEGAEPLSLSYLVELSAVAPAGQDSVADEVRSFAEQLKPLVQLEKIDPKRLM; from the exons ATGGAGGCTCCTCCAGTAACCACTATGCCTGTTTCAGGCGGGACCATCAACATGATGGAATATCTGCTTCAAG GCAGCATACTTGACCAAGGTCTAGAGAGCCTCCTTCATCGCTTGCGTGGTTTATGTGACAACATGGAGCCCGAGACATTTGCCGACCATGAGAGTGTGTACTTGCTAAAAGGCCAGCAAGCAAGCCCCTTTGTACTTCGTGCCCGACGGCCTCTTGACCGACCAGGATCTCCATGGCACCTCCGTTATCTTGGACAGCCAGAAGCAGGAGACAGAAGTCGTCACACATTGGTCAGGAACTGTGTCGATATTGCAACCTCAGAAGTCCTGCCTGAATTTCTACAAGAAATGGGTTTCAGAATGGACCATGAATTTGTAGCAAAAGGACATTTGTTTCGTAAAGGAGCCATGAAAATAGCTGTATTCAAAATATTCCGTGTGCTAGTGGCAGGAACAGCTGAGGGGGCTGAACCATTGTCTCTCTCTTACTTGGTTGAACTTAGTGCTGTGGCTCCAGCTGGACAAGACAGTGTAGCTGATGAGGTCAGGAGCTTTGCAGAACAACTAAAACCACTGGTACAGCTGGAAAAAATTGACCCGAAACGTCTGATGTGA